DNA sequence from the Candidatus Methylomirabilota bacterium genome:
TGGACCCGGCGGCCAGGGCTCGCTCGAGGGTGTCCAGCACCGGAAGGAGCGGCAGCAGCGCCGCCCGTCGCCCGTCGCGCCGGGTGACCTCCTGCTCGCGCGCCATCCGGCGGCGAAGGTTATCGAAGTCGGCGAGGAGTCGAAGGTTGCGCCGCTGCGCGTCGTCGAGGGCACGGCGCAGATGCTCGACCTCGTCGAGCTCGACCGGCCGATCGCCGGCTTCAGCCTCGGCGGCGTCCATCGGTCACCTTCCGCCGCGAACGCCTTCCCGGGCTCCGGGCTCAACCAGCGTTCCGGTGGTCCACGAGGACCCCCTGGGGGGTCCCGAGGTCGATGCCGATCAGGCTCATGTCTCGATAGTCCCTCCCCCCCTCGGTCCCGTCAAGCTGGACGGTCGCGCATTCCTTCCGAGCCGGGGAGGGAGTGGCGTGAGCGACGGATCAGCCTGGTCAGCGGCCCAGCACGTCCTCCGGCCTGATGGCCACGGTGTACAGCGTGGTCCGCTCGTCGAAGCGCGTCAGGAGCCGTTCCGCCTGGGCGGAAACCACGGCCTTCTCATGATTTTCAGAAAAAGGCGGGGGGCCCGGATAGGCCCCCCGCCGAAGCCCCTCGAGCGTGGCGATCAGCCGCGCCCTCAGGTCGTGACGGCGAGCTGGTGGCCGAAGATGTAGAGGGTCGGGTGGATCTTGAAGCCCTGGACGCGCTTGTCCATGAACGTGAACACCGAGCGCCAGATGGGCTGCACGATGGGCCCGTCCTCCTGCAGGATCCCCTCCAGCTTGGCCATGATCTCCCGGCGCTGGTTCACGTCGATGGTGCCCTCGGCCTGGGTGAGCAGATTGTCGAAGTCCTTGTTCGAGTACCGGGACTCGTTCCACGGGACGCCGGTCCGGTAGGCCAGCCCGAGCACCATGGTGCCGAGGGGCCGGTGGGTCCAGCCGGTGAAGCCGAACGGCACCTTGGTCCACACCTCCCAGAACTGGGTCGACGGCATGAGGTTGATCTTGACCCGGATGCCCGCGTCCTTCCACTGCTCGACCAGCGCCTGGACCGCCAGCAGCTCCCACTGGGGGTCGCCCTTGCAGGCGATCTCGGCGTCGATCCCGTTGGGATAGCCGGCGTCGGCCAGGAGCTTCCTCGCCCGGGCGACGTCGCGCTTGAACTCGGGCAGCTTCGCATACTCGGGATGGATCGGGCTCACGTGGTGGTGCTCGCCGGCGGACCCCAGGCCGCGATGGGCCAACTGGACGATCGCGTTGGCGTCCACGGCGTAGCGCATGGCCTGGCGCACCCGCTTGTCGTCGAACGGCTTGACGGGGTGGAAGCGCGCGACCGCGGTCTGGGCGGTGGTGACCTGGTAGAGCTGGAGGTGGGCGAGCTTCTGGAGGGCGTCGAGCTGCAGGATGAACCCCTGGTAGAGGCCGTCCACCTGCTTTCCGGCCAGCGCGCTGACGTGCGCCGCCGGGTCGTCCCCGAGGTCGATGAACTCCAGGGTGTCGAGGTAGGGCCCGCCGCCCCAGTAGTCCTTCCGGGCCTTGAAGACCTGCCGGCGCCCCACCTCGTTGACGACCATCTCGAAGGCCCCGGTGCCGTTCGAGCCCGCCTTGAACTCGCCGTTCTCGGCGGGGTCGAGGATCAGGAGGGGGTAGTGGAAGAGCCACTCGGGCACCGCGAGCTGCGGGGTCTTCCCGTTGAGCCGGACCGTG
Encoded proteins:
- a CDS encoding ABC transporter substrate-binding protein, which encodes MRDDKEHVHIPTLKRQLVERQIDRREFLRYATFLGMSAPAAYAFVAKVTGERVIPEARAQALPRGGVLRIGTRCQDLKSPHTYSWVESSNSARQVCDYLTVTGVDNVTRPGLAEKWEPSPDLKTWTLRLRRNVKWHSGRPFTADDVVWNLKRVLDPKTGSSVLGLMKGFLLEEFETGEKDDKGNPKKSTRLWDANAVQKVDDFTVRLNGKTPQLAVPEWLFHYPLLILDPAENGEFKAGSNGTGAFEMVVNEVGRRQVFKARKDYWGGGPYLDTLEFIDLGDDPAAHVSALAGKQVDGLYQGFILQLDALQKLAHLQLYQVTTAQTAVARFHPVKPFDDKRVRQAMRYAVDANAIVQLAHRGLGSAGEHHHVSPIHPEYAKLPEFKRDVARARKLLADAGYPNGIDAEIACKGDPQWELLAVQALVEQWKDAGIRVKINLMPSTQFWEVWTKVPFGFTGWTHRPLGTMVLGLAYRTGVPWNESRYSNKDFDNLLTQAEGTIDVNQRREIMAKLEGILQEDGPIVQPIWRSVFTFMDKRVQGFKIHPTLYIFGHQLAVTT